The Deltaproteobacteria bacterium region GTGGATCCACTGGTGGTCGCCGGTGGCTTCCGCGAAGCGGTCGATGCGATCCTGCTCGATCACGAGCCAGTCGCTGTAGCCGAGGTGGCGGCCGACCGCCGCCGCCAGGTCCGCGGGCTTCTCGAAGACGGTGGGCATGACGGGCTCCTCAGGGGTGCTGGCTGCTGACCGAGACGACCTCGCCGGTCATGTAGGAGGCGAGGTCGCTGGCCAGGAAGACGATCACGTTGGCGACCTCCTCGGGGGTCGCCGAGCGGCCGAAGGCCTCGCGCCGCTCGAGCTCGGCAAGCAGGCCCGGTGGGGTCACCTTGGCCAGGAACTCGTGCATCGCGATGCTCGGCGCGACGGCGTTCACGCGCACGCCCGCGGCTGCCGCCTCCATCGCGACGCAGCGGGTGAGCGCCATCACGCCGGCCTTGGCCGCCGCGTAGTGGGCCTGCCCCTCCTGTGCGCGCCAGCCGAGCACGGAGGCGTTGTTGACGATCGCGCCGCGCCGGCGCGCGAGCATGTGCGGGAGCACGGCGCGCGTCACGCGCATCGTGCCGGTCAGGGTCACGTCGAGCACCTTCGCCCACTGCTCGTCGCTCATCTCGACGAGCTTCGCGTAGCCGCCGAGGCCCGCGTTGTTGACGAGCACGTCGATGCTGCCGAGCTCGGCGAGGGCGGCCGCCGCCAGCGCCTCCACCTGCTCCTGCTTCGTGACGTCGCAGAGCGCGGTGGCGGGGCGCGTGCCGGTCTCGGCG contains the following coding sequences:
- a CDS encoding SDR family oxidoreductase, with the translated sequence MSGAPVPIAGLLAGRNVVVTAAAGTGIGYAAARRCAEAGARLLISDLHERRLGEAAERLAAETGTRPATALCDVTKQEQVEALAAAALAELGSIDVLVNNAGLGGYAKLVEMSDEQWAKVLDVTLTGTMRVTRAVLPHMLARRRGAIVNNASVLGWRAQEGQAHYAAAKAGVMALTRCVAMEAAAAGVRVNAVAPSIAMHEFLAKVTPPGLLAELERREAFGRSATPEEVANVIVFLASDLASYMTGEVVSVSSQHP